Proteins encoded by one window of Arachis ipaensis cultivar K30076 chromosome B04, Araip1.1, whole genome shotgun sequence:
- the LOC107639592 gene encoding uncharacterized protein LOC107639592, with the protein MPFTRCNSQIPVPPPSPIPTANGSRSAANATFSEFLEKTLQLPELILPEPHFPPAPAEIDLRSLPMSSADLVIRSSREFGAFRIRCHGIPANDLGTVVDEAEQVFQDSRNAVVQRIGCGGEMIPFVRSRKGVMEFTANKILGNQAHRSFWVHMGNVASRLDSIVEQVTLALQQDKSQEDFKERILETESVISLCRYPHDKAPKQNSAVSAGKRETCDYALRFYLPMEHCIFYVQTERGPLSFDAGREHIVVIVGKQLQEWSNGVFKCVPAAEMIFMPSFHSSSASFSIELTCSLSSNQSLNSSNKNLKMISLTDQILFIFLLAFLYRFICFIYS; encoded by the exons ATGCCGTTCACGCGCTGCAACAGCCAGATTCCGGTGCCTCCGCCGTCGCCGATCCCAACTGCCAACGGTTCCCGCTCTGCCGCGAACGCGACCTTCAGCGAGTTCCTAGAAAAGACGCTACAGCTACCGGAGCTTATACTTCCGGAACCTCACTTTCCTCCGGCGCCGGCAGAGATCGACCTCCGTTCGCTGCCAATGTCTTCCGCGGACCTCGTGATCCGATCCTCCAGGGAGTTCGGCGCGTTTCGGATCCGGTGCCACGGGATCCCCGCCAACGACCTCGGAACAGTGGTGGACGAAGCGGAGCAGGTCTTCCAAGACTCGCGAAACGCCGTCGTCCAGCGCATAGGGTGCGGCGGAGAAATGATTCCTTTCGTTCGGTCTCGCAAAGGAGTAATGGAATTCACCGCAAACAAGATCCTTGGGAACCAAGCGCATCGAAGCTTCTG GGTTCATATGGGGAACGTTGCAAGTAGATTGGATAGCATAGTGGAGCAAGTGACCCTAGCTCTACAACAGGACAAATCTCAAGAAGATTTTAAGGAACGTATTCTAGAGACAGAGTCAGTGATTTCCCTGTGCAGGTATCCGCACGACAAGGCCCCCAAACAAAACAGTGCCGTGTCTGCTGGGAAGAGGGAAACATGTGACTATGCTTTGCGATTCTACCTTCCCATGGAGCACTGTATATTTTACGTCCAAACAGAAAGAGGTCCCCTATCATTTGATGCAGGTCGAGAGCATATAGTTGTCATCGTTGGCAAACAACTGCAG GAGTGGAGCAATGGTGTATTCAAATGTGTTCCTGCTGCGGAAATGATCTTCATGCCGAGTTTCCATAGTAGTTCAGCCTCTTTCTCCATAGAGCTTACTTGCTCGCTCTCTTCAAATCAAAGCTTAAACTCTTCTAACAAGAATCTCAAGATGATCTCCCTAACCGATcaaatcctttttatttttctccttgcATTTCTATACAGATTCATCTGTTTCATTTATTCATGA
- the LOC107636808 gene encoding uncharacterized protein LOC107636808: MIITGDLHCYAGVAFLKFWGKKSVPLISSREEEPQIGPTDLCEGEVDGEQIGATDFWWRKTLSDECSNRSHRLLEAENFILIRGAQIRPTDLGGAAVGPSDLSVSAYKKRMILLQTYEGVQFVCENPLDVVIPFTLSFEELKGVICEKIDSQRCRRISCILYRYPLPVFGGFVQFQSKYVTDEAGMHEIFSMYMENRHRMSCIELYIEFEQSEADRNIELEDYNGESEDEFESNYEIVGPGEDEDEAGGAMNADVAKVANALADSHPFQEPSFMRSLDLEAMHAPEFPQYMNAAPPVVADGEFTVGMEFSSREAVIKAMKDYTIWRGVDYRVYESEPTTFYAKCTEYGNGCDWLIRVTKMQKKYCWEIRRYNGSHTCTRSTISQDHSKLDSKTVAEAIKPLVEVDPSIKVKAVIADVQSKFNYTISYRKAWLAKQQVVESIFGSWEASYEALPIWFEAMCHKEPSAVVHFETMPAYQGDDLVPDIRVLHRVFWSYYPCIRAFRHCKPVVQVDGTHLYGKYKGCLLVAVSQDGNNNIVPIAFAIVEGETSDA; encoded by the exons ATGATCATTACCGGTGATTTACACTGTTATGCCGGCGTTgcatttttgaaattttggggGAAGAAATCGGTGCCACTGATTTCAAGCAGAGAGGAAGAACCACAAATCGGTCCCACCGATTTGTGTGAGGGAGAGGTTGATGGGGAACAAATCGGTGCCACCGATTTCTGGTGGAGGAAGACGTTATCGGATGAGTGCAGTAATCGGTCCCACCGATTACTAGAGgcagaaaattttattttaattcggGGTGCACAAATCAGACCCACCGATTTGGGGGGTGCAGCGGTCGGTCCGTCCGATTTGTCCGTTAGTGCATACAAAAAGCGGATG ATCTTATTGCAAACATATGAGGGAGTTCAATTTGTGTGTGAAAATCCATTAGATGTTGTTATTCCGTTCACATTGTCATTTGAGGAATTgaaaggtgtgatttgtgagaagatagattctcAAAGATGTAGGAGAATATCGTGTATTTTGTACAGGTATCCTTTACCTGTGTTTGGTGGGTTTGTTCAATTTCAGTCCAAGTACGTGACGGACGAAGCAGGTATGCATGAAATATTTTCAATGTACATGGAAAATCGCCACCGGATGTCGTGCATCGAGTTATATATTGAGTTTGAGCAATCTGAAGCGGACCGTAACATTGAATTGGAAGATTATAATGGTGAAAGCGAAgatgaatttgaaagtaactaTGAGATCGTCGGTCCAGGTGAAGACGAAGATGAAGCTGGCGGCGCCATGAACGCAGATGTGGCGAAAGTTGCAAATGCACTAGCAGACTCGCATCCGTTTCAGGAGCCTTCTTTCATGCGGTCGTTGGATTTGGAGGCTATGCACGCACCAGAGTTTCCGCAATATATGAATGCAG CGCCTCCTGTTGTGGCAGATGGTGAGTTCACAGTGGGGATGGAATTCAGTTCAAGGGAGGCAGTAATCAAGGCAATGAAAGATTATACCATCTGGAGAGGTGTGGACTATCGGGTATATGAGTCGGAACCGACGACATTCTATGCCAAATGTACAGAATATGGGAATGGTTGTGACTGGTTGATCAGGGTAACCAAAATGCAGAAGAAGTACTGTTGGGAGATAAGGAGGTACAATGGAAGTCACACTTGTACCAGGTCTACTATTTCTCAAGACCATTCGAAGCTGGATTCCAAGACAgttgcagaagcaataaagccgttGGTAGAGGTTGACCCGTCTATAAAGGTGAAAGCAGTAATTGCTGATGTCCAGTCAAAGTTTAACTACACCATCAGTTATCGCAAGGCTTGGTTAGCAAAGCAACAGGTGGTCGAATCAATTTTCGGAAGTTGGGAAGCATCGTACGAAGCTTTGcccatatggtttgaggccatgtgccACAAAGAGCCATCAGCAGTGGTTCACTTTGAAACAATGCCTGCTTACCAGGGAGATGATTTGGTTCCTGATATACGTGTTCTACATAgagtcttctggagttattaccccTGTATAAGGGCCTTCAGACACTGCAAGCCAGTGGTGCAGGTGGACGGAACTCATTTGTATGGAAAATACAAGGGTTGTTTATTGGTTGCAGTCTCACAAGATGGTAATAACAACATCGTGCCTATTGCATTTGCCatagtggagggagagacttctgatgcatAG